Genomic DNA from Apus apus isolate bApuApu2 unplaced genomic scaffold, bApuApu2.pri.cur manual_scaffold_115_ctg1, whole genome shotgun sequence:
GAAAGAGCAAATCAGAGAGtgatgggatggtttgggttgcaaggagaccttgaagatcatctagatccaacccccctgccatgaggctgcccagggagctggttgcaccctcatccctggaggtgtttcaaagccatggagatgtggtgctgagttGGGTTAAGGGTTGAACtgggtgatcttcaaggtcttttccaaccagaagggTTCTGGGACCTGGCAGGCAGGGATaacttccccctcccccctccccaccacccagggctgcagggcctGGTTTCTCTGCCAGGTTTCCCTGCCTTCCCAGGAAGCTGTTTGGGATGCAGGTGTGTCCAAGTgccactgcctgcagctctgatATTCCAAGGGGAAATCATCCCGTGGCAATGGCTCATTTCCCAGCTGAAGCTGCAGGTCTCTTCAGCCTCCATTTCCCAGAAGAACCATCCTTGTATtgtgggaaaggagagagaacagaGCTTGTGAATCCAGTAACATTTCCCTTGGGTGTCCCCTGGGTGTGCCAGGGTGAAGCTCCCAGGGCTGGTTGGTGGTTGTGGGCTCAGCTGGAGGGTTGGAACAGGAGCTCAGgtccctcctcttcctgctggtGATTCACACACACTCCTCAGTTCCCAGTTCATGTCTGGGCAAGTGTTGTCTTTGAGTTGTGCTGGGGTTTTTGAGGAGCTCAGGAATGTCAGCGGGGTGCTCAGTGGTGCAGGGATGGGTCCTGGGGGTGCAGCTGGGCCTTCCATCATGGATACAACATTTGAGGCTGAAAGATGATGGGCAACATCTGGCTGAGTTGGTGCTAAGTGGAGAAGGGAACTTGCaagagcaacctgggctggtgggaagtgtccctgcccatgcagggagtttagggctggatgatcttgaaggtcccttccaacccaaaccatcccatgatccTATGAAGATCCATTTTGGTGTTCCTGCTCTGAAAGACTAATTTGTTTCTGGGCCTTAAGCTGCTTCTCCTGGAGCTGCAAGAGCAAGTTTGCATGGTTTTGAGCTCTGTTTTGAGCTCTGTTTTGGAGCTACTTCCTTTCCACTTGATATTCCACAAGATTGCTTCCCAACTAGATGTTCTTTGTAGAAATGCTTGAGGATCTGAGCTTGGCCTTTCCAAGGGTTGATGCACGTGGGGCTGCCTTGGACTGTGGTTACTgagctggaggaaagggatggTTGATAGTTTCTGAGGGAAATTCTCATCCCAGTTTTTCAGACCTGTCTCCCAGGTGGCTACCTGCTGAGATCAGGAAGTGTACTCTGGAAACTCAAATTTCTAGGGTTTGAGATtgattgatttaatttttagcATCTGTAATGAAAGCccaggaaggacagagaagctgatggagctgggggtgttgagcctggagaagagaaggctccagggagaccttagagcagcttccagtgcctgaaggggctccaggaaagctggggaggggcttgggacaagggcagggagggatgggatgagggggatggatgaaaagtggaagagggagcttgaggttggacatgaggagggaattcttggctgtgagggtggtgagagcctggcccaggttgcccagggaagctgtggctgccccatccctggcagtgttgaagggcaggttggatggggcttggagcagcctgggctggtgggaggtgtccctgcccatgcagggggttggatctagatgatcctgaaggtTTTTTCCCACCCAGACCAGTCTGGGGTTCTGGGATTCTCTGGTCCCTGTGAGTGTGCTCTACAGCAATCCCACCCAAggggctgggacagcagctctggagctctgCTACCAGCAGCAAAGTACAAGAAATATCTTACCCCAGATCCCATCAACTCCAGTGTCACACTGGGAAGAGTTTattccatttttcatttctcatggTTCCTAACTGGAATTTTGTGctgtgtgttctttttttttcaggtgctgGAGAGTCTGGGAAAAGCACCATTGTGAAGCAGATGAAGTAAGTGAGAGTCCAGGCCTGTGAGCTGCATTTCCTTGAGTGTGAGATGAAGTAAGAAATGTTTGATGACCTTCTGGTTTGGCTTGGGAATGACAGCTTGGTTTCCTTCCAGGATTATTCATGAGGATGGCTACTCAGAGGAGGAATGCAAACAATATAAAGTGGTTGTCTACAGCAATACCATCCAGTCCATCATTGCCATCATAAGAGCCATGGGGAGGCTAAAGATAGACTTTGGGGAAGTTGCCAGAGCAGTGagtatttcatttctttcccttGCTCTGAATGAATGGTGGTGATGGATCCTGGAAGTTCAGTCCCTGGCAGTCACTGTGGTAATGTGGTGGTTAGAACAGCAAAAAACCTTTCAGAGTCTTctgggatggtttgggtgggaagggaccttcaagatcatctagatccaaccccctgcatgggcagggacacctcccaccagcccaggctgctccaagccccatccaacctgccct
This window encodes:
- the LOC127396159 gene encoding guanine nucleotide-binding protein G(i) subunit alpha-3-like; protein product: AGESGKSTIVKQMKIIHEDGYSEEECKQYKVVVYSNTIQSIIAIIRAMGRLKIDFGEVARADDARQLFVLAGSAEEGVMTAELAGVIKRLWRDTGVQACFSRSREYQLNDSAS